In Micromonospora purpureochromogenes, a single window of DNA contains:
- a CDS encoding YcxB family protein translates to MPSENVTTDPVQLHYTLTSDDLLDGFAAHNRGIPRPWYLRWLSTLLTVGLLAVVFVSSALSGNVAAGTAVIGGVVVLVVVVPVVVGFSLLLRRLFGGSSWIYRLQVRQIMRGNPALSQPMEATVTDTGVHLSSAAGQSTTSWAAYPLHVETDRSFVLLASERRGGAVLVLPKRGLDATGLAPLRSLLAAHSRRLS, encoded by the coding sequence ATGCCCTCGGAGAACGTCACGACCGACCCCGTGCAGCTGCACTACACGCTCACCTCGGACGACCTGCTCGACGGCTTCGCGGCCCATAACCGCGGCATTCCGCGTCCCTGGTATCTGCGGTGGCTGAGCACTCTCCTGACGGTCGGCCTGCTCGCTGTCGTCTTCGTTTCCTCTGCGCTGTCTGGGAATGTGGCGGCAGGCACCGCTGTGATAGGTGGCGTCGTTGTGTTGGTCGTGGTGGTGCCCGTCGTCGTCGGGTTCAGCCTGCTGCTGCGCCGGCTTTTCGGCGGCTCCAGCTGGATCTACCGGCTCCAGGTTCGGCAGATCATGCGCGGCAATCCTGCGCTGTCCCAGCCCATGGAGGCCACGGTTACCGACACCGGGGTGCATCTCAGCAGCGCCGCCGGACAATCGACGACAAGTTGGGCTGCGTACCCGCTGCACGTCGAGACGGATCGGTCGTTCGTCCTGCTTGCATCGGAGCGGCGCGGTGGGGCAGTGCTCGTACTGCCGAAGCGGGGGCTTGATGCGACGGGCCTGGCACCGCTGCGGTCGTTGCTCGCTGCCCACTCCCGCCGGCTTTCCTGA
- a CDS encoding ISAs1 family transposase yields the protein MEDGAGGLLTALADLPDPRARRGVRHRLVTVVAAAVCAVVAGYRSYTAIGEWVADLPADTAVLLGIDASRRPSEAMIRRLLQALDPEVLAVVIGTWLAGCTPAAPAGSSRAIAVDGKTIRGSRTGDTTARHVLAAADQASGVVLASTDVNGKTNEITRFAPLLDQIPDLHGVVVTADALHCQREHVAYLAERGAHWILTVKGNQPSLHHQLAALPWRAVPDADRDTCRGHGRREIRTLKILSVSTGIDFPHAAQALQIRRRRRRLDQPKRFTTETVYAITDLLVHQARPAQLASWIRGHWSIENRVHWVRDVTYDEDRSQIRTGTGPQVMAALRNAAIGALRQAGVTNIAAGNRHHARDSNRPLALLGIT from the coding sequence GTGGAGGATGGTGCGGGTGGGCTGCTCACGGCGTTGGCGGATCTGCCCGATCCTCGCGCCCGCCGTGGAGTACGGCACCGTCTGGTGACCGTGGTCGCCGCGGCGGTCTGCGCGGTCGTGGCCGGTTACCGCTCCTACACGGCGATCGGGGAGTGGGTCGCTGACCTGCCCGCCGATACCGCCGTCCTGCTCGGGATCGACGCAAGCCGCCGGCCGTCCGAGGCCATGATCCGCCGACTGCTGCAGGCCCTGGACCCCGAGGTGCTCGCCGTCGTGATCGGGACCTGGCTGGCCGGATGCACTCCCGCAGCGCCGGCAGGGTCGAGCAGGGCGATCGCCGTGGATGGCAAGACGATCCGCGGTTCCCGCACCGGCGACACGACCGCCCGGCACGTCCTCGCCGCCGCCGACCAGGCCAGTGGTGTCGTGCTGGCCAGCACCGACGTCAACGGTAAGACCAACGAAATCACCCGCTTCGCACCCCTGCTCGACCAGATCCCAGACCTGCACGGCGTGGTCGTGACCGCCGACGCGTTGCATTGCCAACGTGAGCACGTCGCCTACCTCGCCGAGCGCGGCGCCCACTGGATCCTCACGGTGAAGGGCAACCAGCCCAGCCTGCACCACCAGTTGGCCGCTCTGCCCTGGCGGGCCGTGCCTGACGCCGACCGTGACACCTGCCGCGGCCATGGCCGCCGGGAGATCCGCACCCTGAAGATCCTGTCCGTCTCCACCGGGATCGATTTTCCCCACGCCGCCCAGGCGTTGCAGATCCGACGGCGTCGACGCCGGCTCGACCAGCCGAAACGCTTCACCACCGAGACCGTCTACGCGATCACCGACCTGCTCGTTCACCAGGCCAGGCCGGCGCAGCTCGCCTCGTGGATCCGCGGTCACTGGTCGATCGAGAACAGAGTCCACTGGGTCCGCGACGTGACCTACGACGAAGACCGATCCCAGATCCGTACCGGCACCGGACCCCAGGTCATGGCAGCCCTACGCAACGCCGCCATCGGCGCCCTACGCCAGGCCGGCGTCACCAACATCGCCGCCGGCAACCGCCACCACGCCCGCGACAGCAACCGACCACTGGCCCTACTCGGCATCACCTGA
- a CDS encoding IS110 family RNA-guided transposase yields MAAKKRSLIGGVDTHRDTHHAAVIDSTGGLLADAEFPATTAGYADLLAWMRSFGRVTAVGVEGTGSYGAGLARYLTSKKIAVVEVDRPDRRARRAQGKSDPIDAIAAARATLAGTATGTPKTRTGPVEAIRALRVTRRGAVKARTAALNQMRGLVAAAPEPLRAHLTRVSAAVLVSRCATLTYDPARLHEPEHATAAALAGLARRVTALTEEITTLDRQVTPIVRKAAPRTTALFGVGPDVAAQLLTTAGDNPDRLHSEAALAHLCGAAPIPASSGRVRRHRLHRGGDRGANHALHTIALCRMRYDQRTRAYVHRRVTEGLSKQEILRCLKRYIVRDVYTALVADFTALTT; encoded by the coding sequence ATGGCAGCCAAGAAGCGATCTCTCATCGGTGGTGTCGACACCCACCGCGACACCCACCACGCCGCCGTCATCGACAGCACCGGCGGGCTCCTGGCCGACGCCGAGTTCCCCGCGACCACCGCCGGCTACGCGGATCTGCTGGCCTGGATGCGCTCCTTCGGACGGGTAACCGCCGTGGGCGTGGAGGGCACCGGCAGCTACGGCGCCGGCCTAGCCCGCTACCTGACCAGCAAAAAGATCGCCGTCGTGGAGGTGGACCGGCCGGACCGCCGCGCTCGCCGCGCCCAGGGCAAGTCCGATCCGATCGACGCGATCGCCGCCGCCCGGGCAACCCTTGCTGGCACCGCGACGGGCACGCCGAAGACCCGCACCGGGCCGGTCGAGGCGATCCGCGCCCTGAGGGTCACCCGCCGAGGAGCGGTCAAGGCCCGCACCGCCGCCCTCAACCAGATGCGCGGCCTGGTCGCCGCCGCCCCCGAACCCCTGCGAGCCCACCTGACCAGGGTCAGCGCTGCCGTGCTGGTCAGCCGATGCGCCACGCTGACCTACGACCCAGCCAGACTTCACGAACCGGAACACGCCACCGCCGCAGCCCTGGCCGGACTCGCCCGCCGGGTCACCGCCCTAACCGAGGAGATCACCACCCTCGACCGGCAGGTGACACCCATCGTCCGGAAAGCGGCACCCCGCACCACGGCCTTGTTCGGTGTCGGCCCCGATGTCGCCGCCCAACTGCTCACCACCGCCGGCGACAACCCCGACCGGCTGCACTCCGAAGCCGCCCTGGCCCACCTCTGCGGAGCAGCACCCATCCCCGCCAGCTCAGGACGGGTGCGCCGCCACCGCCTCCACCGCGGAGGCGACCGCGGCGCCAACCACGCCCTGCACACCATCGCCCTATGTCGCATGCGCTACGACCAGCGAACACGGGCTTACGTCCACCGACGCGTCACCGAAGGCCTCAGCAAGCAGGAGATCCTGCGCTGCCTGAAGCGCTACATCGTCCGCGACGTCTACACCGCCCTGGTCGCCGACTTCACCGCCCTGACCACTTGA
- a CDS encoding low temperature requirement protein A, whose amino-acid sequence MDEPGGERLVREEAGWMRASFLELLFDLVFVFALNQVSLRLVNDFSTGHELLIGEAAPTLLLFLALWVLWLSTVALTSRRRPDLLLVQILVFMSMAGAVVMAVVVPQGFEQRALVFAGAYTAVRISRLLLLLVVRRQTDPVAIAVSAVLWIVGALVPDQGLRAVLWALALAIGYVRGTAAFERFAGVPIAGEHVAERLQQFYLITLGEAIFVAGKGLSASDLGTPHAAGFGLAFVAIVLLWRVYFYRAGATLPLAITGARNPLRQSVAVAGTHLLMIAGVFLAGVSFELYIMQPLGRPEPNWLIAILGGPALFLAGRSLLELQAFSRISRSRLAGLLALGLLIPATWHLPPLAAGGAAAAVLAGVAGSDAWRARGRAPEAPAPRI is encoded by the coding sequence ATGGATGAGCCGGGCGGCGAGCGGCTCGTACGCGAGGAAGCCGGCTGGATGCGGGCGAGCTTCCTGGAGCTGCTCTTCGATCTTGTCTTCGTGTTCGCGCTCAATCAGGTCAGCTTGCGGCTGGTCAACGACTTCAGCACCGGGCACGAGCTCCTGATCGGTGAGGCTGCCCCGACCTTGCTGCTGTTCCTGGCGCTCTGGGTCCTGTGGCTGTCGACAGTCGCCTTGACCAGCCGACGACGTCCGGATTTGCTGCTGGTCCAGATTCTCGTCTTCATGTCGATGGCCGGCGCCGTGGTGATGGCCGTCGTGGTACCGCAGGGGTTCGAGCAGCGGGCTCTCGTCTTCGCCGGCGCATATACGGCGGTCCGGATAAGCCGCCTGCTGCTCCTCCTGGTCGTCCGCCGTCAAACGGACCCCGTGGCGATTGCCGTGAGCGCGGTGCTGTGGATCGTGGGTGCGCTGGTGCCCGACCAGGGTCTCCGCGCCGTGCTCTGGGCCCTCGCGCTGGCCATCGGCTACGTCAGGGGCACGGCCGCTTTTGAGCGATTCGCTGGCGTACCAATCGCGGGTGAGCACGTGGCCGAGCGGTTGCAGCAGTTCTATTTGATCACGTTAGGTGAGGCGATCTTCGTGGCTGGCAAGGGGCTCAGCGCCAGTGACTTAGGCACCCCGCATGCGGCCGGGTTCGGGCTTGCGTTCGTCGCCATCGTGCTGCTCTGGCGGGTCTATTTCTACCGGGCCGGCGCGACCCTGCCGCTGGCCATCACGGGTGCTCGGAACCCGCTCCGGCAGTCCGTGGCGGTAGCCGGGACTCACCTGCTCATGATCGCCGGTGTCTTCCTGGCCGGTGTCAGCTTCGAGCTGTACATCATGCAGCCGCTCGGCCGGCCGGAACCGAACTGGCTCATCGCCATCCTCGGCGGGCCCGCGCTGTTCCTGGCCGGCCGGTCACTTCTCGAACTGCAGGCCTTCAGCCGAATCTCCCGATCGCGGCTGGCCGGCCTGCTCGCCCTGGGCCTCCTGATCCCGGCCACCTGGCACCTGCCGCCCCTGGCCGCCGGTGGCGCCGCCGCTGCCGTATTGGCCGGAGTCGCCGGCTCGGACGCTTGGCGCGCCCGCGGCCGCGCACCCGAGGCACCCGCCCCACGGATCTGA